The genomic DNA CAGCAGCGCCATCACGAGGCCCAGCACCGTCAGCGGCAGCACCGTCAGCAGCGAAAAGTAGAACGTATTGCCCAGCGCGGCCCAGAACGATGGGTCCTGCACCAGCGTGACGTAGTTGGCCAGGCCGACAAAGGCGCTGGTGCGCGTCAGGCTGCTGTCGGTCAGGCTGAGCCAGAACGTCTGCAGCGCCGGCACCAGGAAGAACAGCAGGAAGGCGGCCAGGAAAGGCGCCAGCAGCAGCATGGCGGGCAGCGTTTCGCGGCGGCGGTGGAGGGTTCTCATCGTGCTCCCGTCAGTATTGCGGCGCGCGCTTTTTCAGCAGGCGCGCGGCTTCGGTCTCGAACCGGCCCAGCGCATCGGCCGGCGTCAGCTGGCCCGCCAGCGGCGCCGGCAGGAATTTCGACGCGATCGCTTCCAGCGGCCCGGCCGCCCCCATGTACCAGCCGTCCGGGTCGTACACCACGTTGTGCGCGGCCGCCGCGTACTGCGCGTTCGGCTGCAGCGCCAGCGCCGCGGCCGATTCCGCCACGGGCCGGTAGGCCGGAATGTGGCCGCCCTCGGCCCAGCCCATCGAGTGGCGGCTGACGTAGGCCACGAACGCCAGCACGGCACGCGCCTTCGCGGCCGACATCGGCTTGTCGCCATTGGCCGGCAGCGCGAAGCCGTGCGAATCGGCCCAGGCGCTGGCGTTGCCGTACAGCTTGGGCAGCGGCACGATACCGTATTCGAAGCCCAGCGTGCCGGCCTTGCTGCCACGGACCAGCTCCGGCACCTCCCACACGCCGTTCAGCATGAAGCCCGCGTTACCGCCCATGAACTGGCTGGTGGACGCCGGGTAGTCCATGCCTGGCGTCGCGTAACCGGCCTGGAACCAGCCGGCGATGCGCGCCAGCGTGGCCTCGCCGGCCGCGCCGTAGGCAAAGCGGCCATTGGCGACGACCGGCAGGCCTTGCTGCGCCAGCAGCGACAGCCACAAGCGCCAGATCGCATAAGTGCTTTGCGCGCTTTCCATCGTCAGCCCCGGCTTGCCGGTGGCGGCCTTGACCCGCCGCAGTGCCTCCGTCAGCGCGGCCATGCCTTCGATGGGTGCCAACTGGCCACGCTCGTCCAGCAGCCCCGCCCTGCCGGCCAGGTTCTTGTTGTAGTACAGGACCAGCGGATGCTGGTCGAGCGGCACCGCATAGGTGCGCCCGGCATACTGGGACTTGGTCCACTGGCGCGGCAGGAAGTCGGCGCCGGCCAGGCCCACGGCCGCCAGCTCGGCGGGCGCGATGGGCCGCAGCACGCCGCCGCCAGCCAGGTTGGGCAGGCGCGACAGGTGGATGGTGGCGAGGTCCGGGCCCGCGCCCACGACCGAGGCGGTGATCAGCTTGGTGTAGAACGGCTCGCCCCATTTCAAGGTGGTGCTCTCCACCCGGACGGCCTGTTGCGAAGCGTTGAACTCGTCGACCAGCGCACGCATGCGCGCGCCGTCGCCGCCGCTCAGCAGGGTCCACATGCGCACCACCTGCACTTCGTCGGCGCGGGTGGGCAGGAGCGGCGTGAGCGCCAACAGGCCGAGGAGAGTGCGGCGGTTCATTGCGGGCGCGCCGGAACGTTTCATGGCTTGGGGTCTGTCCCCAGCGGGGACTGACCCCGGTTTTGTTCGTTGGCTGGGAAAGACCATATATGGAATGCTTGAACACTGCCGATAGCGGCGGGAACATCGCCGCTATCGATAAAAACCGGGGTCAGTCCCCATGCGGGGACAGACCCCAAGCTCGTACGATATCGATGCGCTGGAAACCAGGTCATCGCACATGCGGCCCGGTCGGCCCCGACGTGCCGGGCTGGTCGTCCCGGCCGCCAGCGGCCGCACCCGACTCGCCCGCCAGCGCCACCTCGGCCGGCACCGACACGTCCCCGGCCGGCTCCTGCAGCGCGATCCGCACGTCCGCCCCGGTACCCGAGTCCAGCCAGTCCGGCAGCTCCTTGGTCGCATATTTTTCCCGCCACAGCAGGCTGTGCCCCAGCGGATCGACGTACCAGTCGTGCAGGCGCGCTTCCGGCCCGCGCGTGGCCTCGGCCAGCGCCTCGATCGGCGCCTTGGGCTGGCGGTGCTCCGTCAGCAGGCCGTTCTTCTCGTGGAAGGTGTCGGTCAGCTGGGTGTAGCAGAAGCCGGACAGCGCGCGGCAGCGGTGGATCGCCGCCATCAGTTCCTGGTAGCGCGCCAGCAGCTCGGCGCCGTCCTTGGCCACCGAATAACCCCAGCCCTTCGGGTCGGCCTCCTCCAGGCAGGCGATGCCGCCGAACTCGGACAGGAACAGCGGCTTGTCGATGCCGGAAAAGCCGTCGATGACGAGCCGGCGCCGGGCCGGGCGCACATGCTCGAAGGTGTACGGCAGGTTTTCGCGCTTGCCATAGCGGGCATACAGTTCCTCCGGATCGATGTGGTAGTCGTGCACGTTGACGAAGTCGCCGCACGGCATCTCCCAGCCGTCGTTGCCGACCACCGGGCGGGTCCCGTCCAGCGCCCGCGTCATGTGGTACATGGCGCGCACGAAATCGACCTGGCGGCGGTCGTGCATCAGCTCCGGCACGCCCCACGATTCGTTGGTCGGCACCCAGGCCACGATGCAGGGATGCGAGATGTCGCGCTCGACCAGCTCCTTCCATTCCTCCATCACGCCGTGCACGGTCTCGCTGGAGAAGCCGTAGGCGGACGGCATCTCGGCCCACACGCACAGGCCCAGCACGTCGCACCAGTACAGCCAGCGCGGGTCTTCCGACTTCTGGTGCTTGCGCACGCCGTTGAAGCCAAGCCGCTTGATCAGCAGCACGTCGTGGCGCAACTGCTCGGCCGAGGCCACCATCAGGCTGTCTGGCCAGTAGCCCTGGTCCAGCACCATGCGCAAATAATACGGCCGGCTGTTGAGCAGGAAGCGGTCGCCGTCCACCGAGACGGTGCGCAGCGCCGTGTAGCTGACCACGTGGTCCAGCACCAGGCCATCCTCGGCGTGCAGCGTGATCTCGGCATCGATCAGCTGCGGGCTCTCCGGGCTCCACATCCAGTGCGCCCTGGCGTCGTCGATGCCCGGATCGGGCAGCTGGAACAGGCGCGACAGGCAATCGCCCGTCAGCAGGCAGCGGTCCGACACCAGCACCTGGTCGCCCAGGCGCAGTACCACGTTCAGCGTGCTGTTCTTCGGCAGGTGCGCCACGTCCGCATCGAGCCGGATCTGCCACGTGAACACGTCCGCCGTCCAGCGCAGCCGGGCAATGTGCGAATAGGCCACCTTTTCCATCCACACGGTGCGCCAGATCCCGGTCGTGCGCGGATACCAGATCGAGTGCGGCTCCAGCTCCCAGTCCATCTTGCCGCGCACCTTGTGCATGTCGTGCGGGTCGTCCTCGGCCTGCACGACGATTTCCAGCGAGTGGCCGGTGAGGTAGCGCGTGACGTCGATCGAGAACGGGCTGTGGCCGCCCTTGTGCTGGATGGCGAAGTGGCCATTGATCCAGACCCGGGCGCGGTGGTTGACGGCGCCGAAGTGCAGCATCAGGCGCTCGTCCGGCGCCGGCAGCAGGTTGTCGTCCAGGCCGACGATGCGCTTGTACCAGACGCGCCGGCGAAAGCCGGTGTCATGCAGGCCGCTGGCGCGCGCCTCGGGCGGGTACGGCACGATGATGGTGCGGTCGAACGGCACGCCGGCCGGATCGTGGTGGGCGGCCTGGTCGTCCAGCATGGCCTGCCAGGGACCGTCGAGATTGAGCCATTGGGGGCGCCGCAGTTGCGGGCGGGGGTGGTCCACGTTGTCGCTCTCCTTTCGGGAAACCGGCGGCGCGCGGAGTGGCGGCACGCCTGCAATCGATGCGGTTCATGGTACCAGTAATAATATTGCCAACGTCGTCCGCTTGGCCGCCGCGTTGCGGCGCCGCGACTTTCAGCGTGACAGCCGCGCCGCCGTCACCGACGAGAACACGGCCTGGCGCCGCCCGCCGCCCATCGCCACCAGTCCGAGGCGCAGCGGCTTGCCGCCCTGCCCCAGCCGGTGCGTCCAGACGCCGCCGCCGACCCAGGTGCGCCCATCCTGGCTGGACCAGGCGGCGATCTGCTGCTCGGCGCCAGCATGGCGGACCTCGAGACGCAGCCAGGTCCACGGACGGCCGGGCGTGCCCGCCACCGTATTGCCGTAGCGCGGCCAGCCCGCCTGCTCCGGCGTGCCCTCCTTGGCGAATTCCACCTGGTGCAGGCCGGCATCCGCCAGCACGGCCAGCTTGACGTAGTTGTCGTCGTCGCCCAGCACCACCAGGCCGGCCTGGACGTGGGTGGCGCAGCAGTCCTCGGGCGCGTCCAGCCGCACCTTGGCGTCGATGCGCACGTCGCCCGGCGGCAGCGCGCGCGTCAGCACGGCGGCCGAGTTGACGTCGCCATACAGGTCGCCCGCGCCGGTGCGCCAGGCCAGCCCGCCCTTGCCCGTCTGCCAGTCCGCGGCCGGCGGGCGCCGCAGCCATCGCCAGGCGCGCGCCAGGCGTGGCCCGGCGAAGCTTTCGTGCCAGACCCGGCGCGCCACGTCCGCCTCGGCGGGCGGCCCGAGCGGCGGGCGCAACGCATCGGCATCGCCCGCGACCGGTGCCGGCGCTGGCAAGGCGGCGTCGGATGGACCGCGCCCGGCCGCCACCACGGGCCAGCCGTCGACCCAGTCGACCCGGTCCAGCAGGGCCAGGCGGCGCGTCAGGTCGGGCGCGGCAAACCAGGGCTCGTTGCGGTCGACCGCATGGTAGATCGTCCACCATTGGCCGGCGCCATCCTGGAACACCGTATTGTGGCCCGGGCCGATCCAGCGATTGCCGCTCTGCGGCAGCACCGGCGTGCCGCCGACGCGGGCGGCGGCCATGTCGCCGCCCTGGCTGTCCAGGAACGGTCCCTCCGGCCGCGTGGCGCGGCCCACGTACAGTGCATACCCCGTCAGCGGTCCGGCGCAACAGTTGGTCGACGACGCGAACAGGTAGTAATAGTCGCCATGCCGCACCACC from Pseudoduganella armeniaca includes the following:
- a CDS encoding family 43 glycosylhydrolase, yielding MFARTVLLAALACATSAALAAPEYRNPLNLRLPGGALAQNCADPAVLRDPGAARPTWYLYCTTDPVSKAEKDEKGWRFRLLPIYRSHDLVEWEFVTDAFSERPAPATRTAGLWAPEPVYLNGRFYLYYTITDVDDAHSPEPGCDTDSAIAVATSASPVGPWTPAPGLVVPPRRAGPGCKFHWTYDPDVLALEDGRRYLYFGSYGGGMFVQRLAEDGLALQGTPSRIGTNWRYEGAEVVRHGDYYYLFASSTNCCAGPLTGYALYVGRATRPEGPFLDSQGGDMAAARVGGTPVLPQSGNRWIGPGHNTVFQDGAGQWWTIYHAVDRNEPWFAAPDLTRRLALLDRVDWVDGWPVVAAGRGPSDAALPAPAPVAGDADALRPPLGPPAEADVARRVWHESFAGPRLARAWRWLRRPPAADWQTGKGGLAWRTGAGDLYGDVNSAAVLTRALPPGDVRIDAKVRLDAPEDCCATHVQAGLVVLGDDDNYVKLAVLADAGLHQVEFAKEGTPEQAGWPRYGNTVAGTPGRPWTWLRLEVRHAGAEQQIAAWSSQDGRTWVGGGVWTHRLGQGGKPLRLGLVAMGGGRRQAVFSSVTAARLSR
- a CDS encoding extracellular solute-binding protein produces the protein MNRRTLLGLLALTPLLPTRADEVQVVRMWTLLSGGDGARMRALVDEFNASQQAVRVESTTLKWGEPFYTKLITASVVGAGPDLATIHLSRLPNLAGGGVLRPIAPAELAAVGLAGADFLPRQWTKSQYAGRTYAVPLDQHPLVLYYNKNLAGRAGLLDERGQLAPIEGMAALTEALRRVKAATGKPGLTMESAQSTYAIWRLWLSLLAQQGLPVVANGRFAYGAAGEATLARIAGWFQAGYATPGMDYPASTSQFMGGNAGFMLNGVWEVPELVRGSKAGTLGFEYGIVPLPKLYGNASAWADSHGFALPANGDKPMSAAKARAVLAFVAYVSRHSMGWAEGGHIPAYRPVAESAAALALQPNAQYAAAAHNVVYDPDGWYMGAAGPLEAIASKFLPAPLAGQLTPADALGRFETEAARLLKKRAPQY
- a CDS encoding glycoside hydrolase family 2 protein codes for the protein MDHPRPQLRRPQWLNLDGPWQAMLDDQAAHHDPAGVPFDRTIIVPYPPEARASGLHDTGFRRRVWYKRIVGLDDNLLPAPDERLMLHFGAVNHRARVWINGHFAIQHKGGHSPFSIDVTRYLTGHSLEIVVQAEDDPHDMHKVRGKMDWELEPHSIWYPRTTGIWRTVWMEKVAYSHIARLRWTADVFTWQIRLDADVAHLPKNSTLNVVLRLGDQVLVSDRCLLTGDCLSRLFQLPDPGIDDARAHWMWSPESPQLIDAEITLHAEDGLVLDHVVSYTALRTVSVDGDRFLLNSRPYYLRMVLDQGYWPDSLMVASAEQLRHDVLLIKRLGFNGVRKHQKSEDPRWLYWCDVLGLCVWAEMPSAYGFSSETVHGVMEEWKELVERDISHPCIVAWVPTNESWGVPELMHDRRQVDFVRAMYHMTRALDGTRPVVGNDGWEMPCGDFVNVHDYHIDPEELYARYGKRENLPYTFEHVRPARRRLVIDGFSGIDKPLFLSEFGGIACLEEADPKGWGYSVAKDGAELLARYQELMAAIHRCRALSGFCYTQLTDTFHEKNGLLTEHRQPKAPIEALAEATRGPEARLHDWYVDPLGHSLLWREKYATKELPDWLDSGTGADVRIALQEPAGDVSVPAEVALAGESGAAAGGRDDQPGTSGPTGPHVR